In a genomic window of Tursiops truncatus isolate mTurTru1 chromosome 7, mTurTru1.mat.Y, whole genome shotgun sequence:
- the LOC109549397 gene encoding LOW QUALITY PROTEIN: glycoprotein Xg-like (The sequence of the model RefSeq protein was modified relative to this genomic sequence to represent the inferred CDS: deleted 1 base in 1 codon): MIRGPPCRLHVGASVGCPGFLSDRDLEDGRYPPGPRPPAGGGGGSCHPHRDGHGNTLGGDSYPSFGNPQGTVIAKIVSPIVSVVVVTLTLGAASYFQYNRRRNCFRTNEPENILGLQNPPIALRKAPSSQEPPSSLP; this comes from the exons Atgatt CGTGGTCCGCCGTGCAGGCTGCACGTCGGGGCTTCTGTAGGCTGCCCAGGTTTCCTGAGCGACAGGGACCTCGAGGACGGCCGCTACCCGCCTGGGCCCAGGCCGCCcgcaggaggcggcggcggcagctgcCACCCCCATCGTGACGGCCACGGAAACACGCTCGGCGGAGACAGCTATCCCTCGTTCGGCAACCCACAAGGCACCGTGATAGCAAAAATCGTGTCTCCTATCGTGTCCGTGGTGGTGGTGACCCTG ACCCTGGGAGCGGCCAGCTATTTCCAGtacaacaggaggaggaattgcTTCAGGACAAATGAACCAGAAAACATCTTAGGCCTTCAAAATCCACCCATCGCTTTGAGAAAAGCTCCGTCCAGTCAAGAACCACCTTCATCACTCCCGTGA